The following proteins come from a genomic window of Gordonia westfalica:
- a CDS encoding enoyl-CoA hydratase/isomerase family protein, whose protein sequence is MPYLNEVGEVVELHLGAEGVELDESNPENRFRLDWLDEVERLLGEVAADPKRPLVLTATGKFFTNGLDTDHIFAAPDQLPAYLDRVQSLYATILTLPVPTVTAINGHAFGAGAMLALCTDHVFMRTERGFWSLPEAALNMPFTRGMSTLLRTRLTDRTATEAMYTSRRYGAAEAVAAGIVDEAVPADRLAARAAEIAAARAATAGPNLTLIKRGLRGPLLADLALPTPAGVIA, encoded by the coding sequence ATGCCATATCTCAACGAGGTCGGGGAGGTCGTCGAACTCCATCTCGGAGCCGAGGGCGTCGAACTCGACGAGTCGAACCCCGAGAACCGCTTCCGTCTGGATTGGCTCGACGAGGTCGAACGGCTGCTCGGCGAGGTGGCCGCCGACCCGAAGCGCCCGCTCGTGCTGACCGCCACCGGGAAGTTCTTCACCAACGGACTCGACACCGACCACATCTTCGCCGCGCCGGATCAGCTGCCCGCATACCTCGACCGTGTGCAGTCGCTGTACGCGACGATCCTGACGCTCCCGGTCCCGACCGTCACAGCGATCAACGGCCACGCCTTCGGCGCCGGCGCCATGCTCGCCCTCTGCACCGACCACGTGTTCATGCGCACCGAGCGCGGCTTCTGGTCGCTGCCCGAGGCGGCGCTGAACATGCCGTTCACCCGCGGCATGTCGACGCTCCTGCGCACGCGGCTCACCGATCGCACCGCGACCGAGGCGATGTACACCAGCCGTCGGTACGGCGCCGCCGAGGCCGTCGCCGCCGGGATCGTCGACGAAGCGGTCCCCGCGGACCGGCTGGCCGCCCGCGCGGCGGAGATCGCCGCGGCCCGTGCCGCGACCGCGGGTCCCAACCTCACCCTGATCAAGCGGGGTCTGCGCGGACCGCTGCTCGCCGACCTCGCCCTCCCGACCCCCGCCGGGGTCATCGCATGA
- a CDS encoding NAD(P)H-quinone dehydrogenase, translated as MTRIVIIGGGPAGYEAALAAAAYGADITVIDSDGIGGACVLWDCVPSKTFIASTGIRTEVRRAVDLGINIKTDDTLVTLPQIHQRVRDLAFAQSADIKSRLVSEGVKLVSGTAVLDETQVGVSTHSVLATLADGSTQRFDGDVVLIATGASPRILPDAQPDGERILTWRQLYDLEDLPEHLVVIGSGVTGAEFVHAYTELGVKVTLVSSRDRVLPHEDEDAALVLEDALAERGVELVKHARADKVVRDGDTVTAHLADGSTVTGSHVLMTVGSIPNTANLELERAGVDVDKGGYIRVDRVSRTSVPGIYAAGDCTGLLPLASVAAMQGRIAVYHALGEGVSPIKLKTVASAIFTRPEIATVGVSQKAIDAGEYPARTVMLPLATNPRAKMSGLRRGFVKIFCRPATGVVIGGVAVAPNASELILPLALAVQNKLTVGDLAQTFSVYPSLSGSITEAARQLVRHDDLD; from the coding sequence GTGACCAGGATCGTCATCATCGGCGGTGGACCAGCGGGTTATGAGGCGGCGCTCGCCGCGGCCGCGTACGGCGCGGACATCACGGTGATCGATTCGGACGGGATCGGTGGTGCCTGTGTGTTGTGGGACTGCGTCCCGTCGAAGACCTTCATCGCCTCCACCGGCATCCGCACCGAGGTCCGCCGCGCCGTCGACCTCGGTATCAACATCAAGACCGACGACACCCTGGTGACCCTCCCGCAGATCCATCAGCGGGTGCGCGACCTCGCCTTCGCCCAGTCCGCCGACATCAAGTCGCGACTCGTCAGTGAGGGCGTCAAACTGGTCTCCGGCACCGCGGTTCTCGACGAGACGCAGGTCGGCGTCTCGACCCACAGCGTCCTCGCGACGCTCGCCGACGGCAGCACCCAGCGCTTCGACGGCGACGTGGTGCTGATCGCGACGGGCGCGTCGCCGCGCATCCTGCCCGACGCCCAGCCCGACGGTGAACGCATCCTCACCTGGCGTCAGCTCTACGACCTCGAGGACCTGCCCGAACATCTCGTCGTCATCGGTTCCGGTGTCACCGGCGCCGAGTTCGTCCACGCCTACACCGAACTCGGTGTGAAGGTGACGCTGGTGTCGAGCCGCGACCGCGTGCTCCCGCACGAGGACGAGGACGCCGCGCTGGTCCTCGAGGACGCACTCGCCGAACGCGGCGTCGAACTCGTGAAGCACGCCCGCGCCGACAAGGTCGTGCGCGACGGTGACACCGTCACCGCCCATCTCGCCGACGGGTCCACCGTCACCGGCAGCCACGTGCTGATGACGGTCGGCTCGATCCCCAACACCGCGAACCTCGAACTCGAGCGTGCCGGCGTCGACGTCGACAAGGGCGGCTACATCCGGGTGGACCGGGTGTCGCGGACATCGGTGCCCGGGATCTACGCGGCGGGCGACTGCACCGGATTGTTGCCGCTGGCCTCGGTCGCCGCCATGCAGGGCCGCATCGCCGTGTACCACGCGCTGGGTGAGGGCGTCAGCCCGATCAAGCTGAAAACCGTTGCCTCGGCGATCTTCACGCGTCCCGAGATCGCCACCGTCGGGGTGTCGCAGAAGGCCATCGACGCCGGCGAGTATCCCGCGCGCACCGTGATGCTGCCGCTGGCGACCAACCCGCGGGCCAAGATGAGCGGTCTTCGACGCGGCTTCGTCAAGATCTTCTGCCGCCCGGCGACCGGCGTGGTGATCGGTGGCGTCGCGGTGGCCCCCAACGCCTCCGAGCTCATCCTCCCGCTCGCCCTCGCGGTGCAGAACAAACTGACCGTCGGCGATCTCGCGCAGACGTTCTCGGTGTACCCGTCGCTGTCCGGGTCGATCACCGAGGCCGCACGTCAGCTCGTTCGCCACGACGATCTGGACTGA
- the upp gene encoding uracil phosphoribosyltransferase — translation MERLIVDHPLAAARLTTMRDETTDNAGFRAALSDLTQMLIYEALAAAPRAGVQIKTPLVPHTGSRLATPPLLVPVLRAGLGMVEQAHAMVPEARVGFVGIARDEETAQPVPYLESLPEDLSGLPVFVLDPMLATGGSMLHTIELLVARNATDITAVCVVAAPQGVTLLEESGHPCRLVVAAIDEGLDDANYIVPGLGDAGDRQFGPR, via the coding sequence ATGGAACGCCTGATCGTCGACCACCCTCTTGCCGCCGCGCGTCTGACGACGATGCGAGACGAGACCACCGACAACGCCGGATTCCGTGCGGCGCTGTCGGATCTCACCCAGATGCTGATCTATGAGGCCCTGGCCGCTGCGCCGCGCGCCGGCGTGCAGATCAAGACGCCGCTGGTCCCGCACACCGGGTCGCGGCTGGCAACGCCACCGCTGCTCGTGCCGGTCCTGCGGGCGGGCCTCGGAATGGTCGAACAGGCGCATGCGATGGTGCCCGAGGCCCGGGTCGGCTTCGTGGGCATCGCCCGCGACGAGGAGACCGCGCAGCCGGTGCCGTACCTCGAGTCGCTGCCCGAAGACCTCTCCGGACTCCCCGTCTTCGTGCTCGACCCGATGCTCGCGACCGGCGGGTCGATGTTGCACACGATCGAACTGCTCGTCGCGCGCAACGCCACCGACATCACCGCGGTGTGCGTCGTGGCGGCACCGCAGGGCGTGACCCTGCTGGAGGAGTCGGGCCACCCGTGCCGACTGGTCGTGGCGGCGATCGACGAGGGACTCGACGACGCCAACTACATCGTTCCGGGACTCGGCGACGCCGGCGACCGTCAGTTCGGGCCGCGCTGA
- a CDS encoding type VII secretion target: protein MSPRSTPPSAAPIPPDHSAGTRLLADSPALQDFSSAHRAGSMLVDDRARTDEAALVDLAITFGIIGAEFLAAVVEFLQIHQRCIETTAARQEQLASATRHADATYTACDCAAADREFTL from the coding sequence ATGAGCCCGCGATCCACGCCCCCATCCGCCGCCCCGATCCCGCCCGATCACTCCGCCGGAACGCGACTGTTGGCGGATTCCCCGGCATTGCAGGACTTTTCATCCGCGCACCGCGCCGGGAGCATGCTGGTCGACGACCGCGCCCGCACCGACGAGGCGGCACTGGTCGATCTCGCGATCACGTTCGGGATCATCGGCGCGGAGTTCCTCGCCGCGGTCGTCGAATTCCTGCAGATCCACCAGCGGTGCATCGAGACGACCGCGGCACGGCAGGAACAACTCGCGTCGGCCACCCGGCACGCCGACGCGACCTACACCGCCTGCGACTGTGCGGCAGCGGACCGGGAGTTCACCCTGTGA
- a CDS encoding amidohydrolase encodes MTGVKADSLPDASNIIDKWLEDHGTELVAWRRDIHAHPELSRQEVRTTELVMAELSAVGLHPRRLPLGTGVVCDLGPVGEPRIGLRADMDALPVTEHTGLPFTSTVEGASHSCGHDAHTAILIGVAKLLASVGPLPVGVRLIFQAAEEVMPGGALDAIEAGVTSGLGRIFALHCDPRLPVGTVGLRSGPLTSAADHIDLQLHSAGGHTSRPHLTGDLIYAMGTVITGLPGVLSRRVDPRSGTVMVWGAANAGSAANAIPQEGRMRGTVRTGDHDTWAALEPLVRSVVGELLAPLGVRYDLSYFRGVPPVVNDEIAVGMLERAVAAIGPDAVAATLQSPGGEDFSWYLEQVPGAMARLGVWDGFGPQVDLHAPNFDLDERALAIGVRTLAGVVLNARSATGEPPELTPPFAP; translated from the coding sequence ATGACCGGCGTGAAGGCGGACAGCCTGCCCGACGCGTCGAACATCATCGACAAGTGGCTGGAGGATCACGGCACCGAGCTGGTCGCGTGGCGGCGCGACATCCACGCACATCCCGAACTCTCCCGGCAGGAGGTGCGCACCACCGAACTGGTGATGGCGGAGCTGTCGGCCGTCGGTCTCCACCCGCGCCGGCTCCCCCTGGGCACCGGTGTCGTCTGCGACCTCGGTCCGGTCGGCGAACCCCGGATCGGTCTGCGAGCCGACATGGACGCCCTGCCGGTCACCGAACACACCGGCCTCCCGTTCACCTCGACGGTGGAGGGTGCCTCCCACTCCTGCGGACATGACGCGCACACGGCGATCCTGATCGGCGTGGCCAAGCTCCTGGCCTCGGTCGGGCCGCTCCCGGTGGGGGTCCGCCTGATCTTCCAGGCGGCCGAGGAGGTCATGCCCGGTGGCGCGCTCGACGCCATCGAAGCCGGCGTGACCAGCGGGCTCGGGCGCATCTTCGCGCTGCACTGCGATCCGCGTCTGCCGGTCGGAACCGTCGGCCTGCGATCGGGTCCGCTGACGTCGGCCGCAGACCACATCGACCTGCAACTCCACTCCGCCGGCGGACACACCTCCCGTCCGCACCTGACCGGTGACCTGATCTACGCGATGGGCACCGTGATCACCGGACTGCCCGGCGTGCTCTCGCGGCGCGTCGACCCCCGCTCGGGAACCGTGATGGTGTGGGGTGCGGCCAACGCCGGCAGCGCCGCCAACGCCATCCCGCAGGAGGGCCGGATGCGCGGCACCGTGCGTACCGGCGACCACGACACCTGGGCCGCACTGGAACCGCTGGTCCGCAGCGTCGTCGGCGAACTCCTCGCGCCCCTCGGCGTGCGCTACGACCTGTCCTACTTCCGGGGCGTCCCGCCGGTGGTCAACGACGAGATCGCCGTCGGCATGCTCGAACGCGCGGTCGCCGCGATCGGACCCGACGCCGTCGCCGCCACCCTCCAGTCACCCGGCGGTGAGGACTTCTCCTGGTACCTCGAACAGGTGCCGGGCGCGATGGCCCGCCTCGGTGTGTGGGACGGATTCGGCCCGCAGGTCGATCTGCACGCCCCCAACTTCGACCTCGACGAACGAGCCCTCGCCATCGGCGTCCGAACCCTCGCAGGCGTCGTCCTCAACGCACGCAGCGCGACGGGCGAACCGCCGGAACTGACGCCGCCGTTCGCGCCCTGA
- a CDS encoding purine-nucleoside phosphorylase: MDPTADADAAAIVAAATIAAETDAAAHDVAVILGSGWAPAADAFGTPIRSLPMASIPGFTPPRAAGHGGVIHSVRIGDRRVLLMLGRIHAYEGHDLARVVHPVRTAAAAGVHTVVLTNAAGGLREDMSVGRPILISDHLNLTARSPLTGAQFVDLVDAYSPRLREVARRVDPSFAEGVYAGLPGPHYETPAEIRMLRTLGADLVGMSTVHETIAARAAGLEVLGVSLVTNLAAGMTGEHLSHTEVLEVGRASATRMGELLAQTIAEL; the protein is encoded by the coding sequence ATGGATCCCACTGCCGACGCCGACGCTGCGGCCATCGTCGCGGCCGCCACGATCGCCGCCGAGACCGACGCCGCCGCACACGATGTGGCCGTCATCCTCGGTTCCGGGTGGGCCCCGGCGGCCGACGCCTTCGGGACGCCGATCCGCTCCCTGCCGATGGCCTCGATCCCCGGCTTCACACCGCCCAGGGCCGCCGGCCACGGCGGGGTGATCCACTCGGTCCGGATCGGTGATCGTAGAGTCCTGTTGATGCTCGGCCGCATTCACGCCTATGAGGGTCACGATCTCGCGCGCGTCGTGCATCCGGTACGTACCGCGGCGGCGGCCGGCGTCCACACCGTCGTGCTGACCAACGCGGCCGGCGGTCTGCGCGAGGACATGTCGGTGGGCCGGCCGATCCTGATCTCCGATCACCTCAACCTGACGGCGCGTTCCCCGCTGACGGGAGCGCAGTTCGTCGACCTCGTCGACGCGTACTCACCTCGACTCCGCGAGGTCGCCCGTCGCGTCGACCCGTCCTTTGCCGAAGGGGTGTATGCCGGTCTCCCCGGCCCGCACTACGAGACACCGGCCGAGATCCGGATGCTCCGCACACTGGGTGCCGATCTGGTCGGCATGTCGACGGTGCACGAGACCATCGCCGCCCGGGCCGCGGGGCTCGAGGTCCTCGGGGTCTCGCTCGTGACCAACCTGGCCGCCGGGATGACCGGTGAACACCTCAGCCACACCGAGGTCCTCGAGGTCGGGCGCGCGTCGGCGACCCGGATGGGCGAGCTGCTCGCCCAGACCATCGCCGAGCTGTAG